The following are encoded together in the Pedobacter sp. D749 genome:
- a CDS encoding metal-dependent hydrolase, translated as MKYTYYGQSCFLLEAAGKKLLFDPFISYNPLAKNIDIKAIEADYILVSHGHSDHVADLVSLAKQTQATVIAMPEIIDWISKQGVEKVHGMNFGKFTFDWGTVRMVPATHSSGLPDGSYGGNPAGFVLEVDGKQIYFAGDTGLTIEMKVLADIYNLDYAILPIGGNYTMDVDDALVATKYFDCDKVIGVHYNTFPVIEIDTKAALDKFERENKTLLLPEIGETISL; from the coding sequence ATGAAATACACCTATTATGGCCAATCTTGTTTCTTACTAGAAGCAGCTGGCAAAAAATTATTATTCGACCCATTTATATCCTACAATCCACTAGCTAAAAATATAGACATTAAAGCTATTGAGGCTGATTATATCCTGGTAAGTCATGGTCATAGCGATCATGTAGCTGATCTGGTAAGCCTGGCGAAGCAAACCCAGGCAACCGTTATAGCGATGCCAGAAATTATTGATTGGATTTCTAAACAGGGTGTAGAAAAAGTGCATGGAATGAATTTTGGTAAATTTACTTTCGATTGGGGAACTGTACGCATGGTGCCAGCTACACATTCATCAGGTTTACCAGATGGAAGTTACGGCGGAAATCCTGCTGGTTTTGTACTTGAAGTTGATGGCAAACAGATTTACTTTGCTGGTGATACAGGTTTAACCATAGAAATGAAGGTTTTAGCTGATATTTACAACCTTGATTATGCCATTTTACCTATCGGTGGGAATTACACCATGGATGTTGATGATGCTTTGGTGGCAACGAAATATTTCGACTGCGACAAGGTAATCGGCGTTCATTACAATACCTTTCCGGTAATTGAAATTGATACAAAAGCTGCTTTAGATAAATTTGAGCGCGAAAACAAAACTTTATTGTTGCCAGAAATTGGTGAGACAATAAGTTTATAG
- a CDS encoding YbaB/EbfC family nucleoid-associated protein, translating into MFDKLFAAQQKAEEVKKRLDTVSVFGEVENGAIKITATANKSITGISIDEEFLKNADKEELEELLLTAINKAMASAEQVSAAEMQASAQDMLGGLGGMFGQ; encoded by the coding sequence ATGTTCGATAAATTATTTGCGGCTCAACAAAAAGCCGAAGAAGTTAAAAAACGTCTGGATACGGTTTCGGTGTTTGGCGAAGTTGAAAATGGTGCAATAAAAATTACCGCTACAGCCAACAAATCCATCACCGGAATTTCCATTGATGAGGAGTTTTTGAAAAACGCCGATAAGGAAGAATTGGAAGAACTGTTATTAACTGCTATTAACAAAGCAATGGCAAGCGCCGAACAGGTTAGTGCTGCCGAAATGCAGGCATCGGCTCAAGATATGCTAGGTGGATTAGGTGGCATGTTTGGCCAATAA
- a CDS encoding serine hydrolase: protein MNFRYICSALALSVTLLTACSSKKSEEKKAAEKKIRTKDDDKADSLLLVYNPQKGDKWIADFVDNLHKKYGFNGNMLVAKDGKILYEKAVGWADYLHRDSLTINSEFELASITKTFTGTAIMQLVEAGKLSLNDNVKKFYPNFPYEGITVKLLLSHRSGMMNYVYFIDDIWRKEKRNMKKGVTNQEVMNVIAERKPNPYTKPDNRFHYNNSNFMVLGAIIEKVTGQRYSQYMMEHVFKPAGLKHTHVYSTTEYEKIPVDVVGHDRNSFRYSVAQNFLDGPVGDKGIYSTVHDLVLFDKYLKNGRLLSKKSLDSAYTGHNKPINGHFNYGYGWRMFDGEKMDKVVYHTGWWHGFRHIYVRDLNKNIVIVFLGNLTNGSLMHLDDLYKHFDMPIIRKGAYHGNGSLPGSDED, encoded by the coding sequence ATGAATTTTCGATATATATGTTCAGCATTAGCCCTCTCTGTAACTTTATTAACTGCTTGTTCAAGCAAAAAATCTGAAGAGAAAAAGGCTGCTGAAAAAAAAATCCGCACCAAAGATGACGATAAAGCGGATAGCCTTTTATTGGTTTATAACCCACAAAAAGGCGACAAATGGATTGCCGATTTTGTAGACAACCTACATAAAAAATATGGTTTTAACGGAAATATGCTGGTGGCAAAAGACGGAAAAATCCTTTACGAAAAAGCGGTTGGTTGGGCCGATTACCTTCACCGCGATAGTTTGACGATCAATTCAGAATTCGAATTGGCATCCATTACCAAAACATTTACCGGCACGGCGATTATGCAATTGGTAGAGGCCGGAAAACTTTCGTTAAACGATAACGTAAAAAAGTTCTATCCTAATTTTCCATACGAAGGCATTACTGTAAAACTATTGCTTTCTCACCGAAGTGGCATGATGAACTACGTTTACTTTATCGATGATATATGGCGCAAGGAAAAACGCAATATGAAAAAAGGAGTTACCAATCAGGAAGTAATGAATGTTATCGCCGAGCGAAAACCTAATCCATACACCAAACCAGATAACCGTTTTCACTACAACAACTCAAACTTTATGGTGTTGGGTGCCATTATAGAAAAGGTAACCGGACAGCGCTATTCACAGTACATGATGGAACACGTGTTTAAACCTGCCGGATTAAAACATACACACGTATATAGCACAACCGAGTATGAAAAAATTCCGGTTGATGTGGTTGGCCACGACCGCAATAGTTTTAGGTACTCTGTTGCACAGAACTTTTTAGATGGACCAGTTGGAGATAAAGGCATTTATAGTACGGTACACGATTTGGTGCTGTTTGATAAATATTTGAAAAATGGAAGATTATTAAGTAAAAAGAGCCTCGATTCTGCCTATACCGGACACAATAAGCCCATTAATGGTCACTTCAACTATGGTTATGGCTGGAGAATGTTTGATGGCGAAAAAATGGACAAAGTAGTATACCATACGGGTTGGTGGCATGGTTTCCGCCATATTTATGTAAGAGATCTAAACAAAAACATTGTTATTGTGTTTTTAGGCAACCTGACAAACGGAAGTTTAATGCATCTCGATGATCTGTATAAACACTTCGACATGCCGATTATCCGTAAGGGGGCATATCATGGCAACGGCAGTTTGCCAGGTTCAGACGAAGATTAA
- a CDS encoding cupin domain-containing protein: MDKEKLIQEAYLVAHKIEENGNFPNNPKLPLMIYKGTFRLHPDDTEEVIKKVFAQNGYTNAWVDGIFDYHHYHSNTHEVMGVFCGKADVQFGGDHGVCVELDKGDVIIIPAGVAHKKLNSSDDFTVVGAYPNGSDYDIKYGKAEERPEADETIANVKNPDSDPVYGSKGHLFECWYNQNCENV; encoded by the coding sequence ATGGATAAAGAAAAACTGATACAAGAAGCTTACTTAGTTGCACATAAAATAGAGGAGAACGGCAATTTCCCTAACAACCCCAAATTACCCTTAATGATTTACAAAGGTACGTTCAGGTTACACCCTGATGATACTGAAGAAGTGATTAAAAAAGTTTTCGCGCAGAATGGGTACACCAATGCCTGGGTAGATGGCATTTTCGACTATCACCATTACCATAGCAATACGCACGAAGTAATGGGTGTATTTTGCGGCAAGGCCGATGTACAGTTTGGAGGTGATCATGGCGTTTGTGTAGAGCTGGATAAAGGTGATGTCATTATCATCCCTGCAGGTGTAGCACACAAAAAACTGAACTCAAGCGACGACTTCACTGTTGTTGGCGCATATCCAAATGGCTCAGATTACGACATAAAATATGGCAAAGCTGAAGAGCGACCTGAAGCGGATGAAACCATTGCCAACGTTAAAAATCCAGACAGCGATCCTGTTTATGGAAGTAAAGGTCACTTATTTGAATGCTGGTACAATCAAAATTGCGAAAATGTGTAA
- a CDS encoding GxxExxY protein — protein MDENDISYQIRSAIFTVYNALGPGLLESVYETVLTYVLTKNGLDVKQQVKLPVVFEGITLDAGYRIDLLINDLVIIEVKSVETLAPVHHKQVLTYLKLSGLRLGLLVNFNSSDISQSIWRKVNGLF, from the coding sequence ATGGATGAGAATGATATCTCCTATCAAATAAGAAGTGCAATATTTACAGTTTACAATGCATTAGGCCCCGGTTTATTAGAATCTGTTTACGAAACGGTACTGACTTATGTTTTAACCAAAAATGGCTTAGATGTTAAGCAACAGGTAAAATTACCGGTTGTTTTTGAAGGTATAACCCTTGATGCCGGCTATAGGATAGATTTATTAATAAACGATCTGGTCATTATCGAAGTAAAATCAGTAGAAACACTTGCGCCAGTTCACCATAAGCAGGTACTTACTTATCTGAAACTTTCTGGCTTACGACTTGGATTGCTTGTTAATTTTAATTCATCAGATATATCTCAGTCGATATGGAGAAAAGTGAATGGTCTTTTTTGA
- a CDS encoding DUF885 family protein, translating to MKKIFLFAACITAMLACKQKNSSDNGAENKAFATLCEQYYQDGLKLNPLSATYIGDERYNDLLANDGSQAYLKEFKSYNQRYLDSLGKYDRKNLNANDKLSFDYLKDQLEINLQGLKYHSEYLPFNQMFALPLTIGQLGSGTGAQPFKTVKNYEDWLKRVDAFSVWADTAIGNFKKGAAAGIVLPKALVIKMIPQMQSMVASKPEESLFYGPIKLMPASFSAADKQKLTAAYRTSITNVIIPTYKKLAEYLQNEYLPKTRTTSGYSAMPGGLAWYTYLVKQQTTTNKTPEEIYQTGLKEVARIKGQMDSIKNLVGFKGDLKAFFEYMKTDKKFMPYKTPKEVLAAFENIHQRMKPNLKRMFDVEPKTPFEIRQTEAFRAASASAEYNQGSADGSRPGIFYVPILDAKTFNTTSGMESLFLHEAIPGHHYQISLTQENKSLPNFRRFGGHNAYVEGWALYCESLGKELGLYQDPYQHMGALGDEMHRAIRLVVDVAIHTKNMSREEAIKYMTDNEAISIEGATAEIERYMGIPAQALGYKTGAMKIRELRSKYEKELGPKFKLAAFHTAVLKDGSFPLSVFEAKMDAWAESQK from the coding sequence ATGAAAAAGATATTTCTTTTTGCTGCCTGCATTACTGCAATGCTTGCCTGTAAGCAAAAAAACAGTTCTGATAATGGCGCAGAAAACAAAGCCTTTGCAACCCTTTGCGAACAATATTATCAGGATGGATTAAAACTAAATCCTTTAAGTGCCACCTATATCGGAGATGAACGTTATAACGATCTTTTGGCAAATGATGGGTCGCAAGCCTATTTAAAAGAGTTTAAAAGCTACAATCAGCGTTATCTGGATAGCCTTGGTAAATATGACCGCAAAAATTTAAATGCAAACGATAAATTATCTTTCGATTACCTGAAAGATCAATTGGAAATTAATCTGCAAGGATTAAAATACCATTCTGAATACCTCCCATTTAACCAAATGTTTGCGCTCCCCTTAACCATCGGCCAATTGGGCTCGGGCACAGGGGCACAACCTTTTAAAACTGTAAAAAATTATGAAGATTGGTTAAAACGGGTTGATGCATTTTCGGTGTGGGCCGATACAGCCATCGGAAATTTTAAAAAAGGTGCGGCAGCAGGCATTGTATTGCCAAAAGCATTGGTGATAAAAATGATCCCTCAAATGCAGAGTATGGTTGCCTCCAAACCAGAAGAAAGTTTGTTTTATGGGCCAATCAAATTAATGCCAGCAAGTTTTTCTGCCGCAGATAAACAAAAGTTGACAGCAGCGTACCGCACATCGATTACCAATGTAATTATCCCTACCTATAAAAAATTGGCCGAATATCTACAGAACGAATATCTGCCAAAAACGCGAACTACCTCTGGCTATTCGGCTATGCCCGGCGGTTTGGCCTGGTACACTTATCTGGTAAAACAACAAACCACCACTAACAAAACACCGGAAGAAATCTATCAAACGGGCTTAAAAGAAGTTGCCCGGATTAAAGGGCAGATGGACAGTATCAAAAACTTAGTTGGCTTTAAGGGCGATTTAAAAGCTTTTTTCGAATACATGAAAACAGATAAAAAATTCATGCCTTATAAAACGCCGAAAGAAGTTTTGGCCGCCTTTGAGAATATCCATCAGCGTATGAAACCCAACTTAAAAAGAATGTTTGACGTTGAGCCTAAAACACCTTTCGAAATCCGGCAAACAGAAGCTTTCAGGGCTGCATCGGCCAGTGCTGAATATAATCAAGGTTCTGCAGACGGATCACGCCCAGGGATCTTTTACGTACCCATTTTAGATGCGAAAACATTTAACACCACTTCGGGTATGGAATCTCTGTTTCTTCATGAGGCAATTCCAGGCCACCATTACCAGATTTCTTTAACGCAGGAAAATAAATCACTTCCTAATTTCCGCCGTTTTGGTGGACATAATGCTTATGTAGAAGGTTGGGCATTATACTGCGAATCGTTAGGGAAAGAACTGGGCCTATATCAGGATCCATACCAACACATGGGTGCACTGGGCGATGAAATGCACCGGGCCATCCGTTTAGTTGTTGATGTAGCCATTCATACCAAAAACATGAGCAGGGAGGAAGCTATAAAATACATGACAGACAATGAAGCGATTAGTATTGAAGGGGCCACCGCAGAAATTGAACGTTATATGGGCATTCCTGCACAAGCTTTAGGCTACAAAACCGGCGCAATGAAAATAAGGGAATTGAGAAGCAAATATGAGAAGGAATTAGGTCCGAAGTTTAAATTAGCAGCTTTTCATACCGCTGTTTTAAAAGATGGGTCGTTTCCTTTATCTGTTTTTGAAGCTAAGATGGATGCCTGGGCAGAAAGCCAGAAGTAG
- a CDS encoding pyruvate dehydrogenase complex dihydrolipoamide acetyltransferase, protein MADVIKMPKMSDTMTEGVLAKWHKKVGDKVKSGDVLAEVETDKATMDMESYWDGVLLYVGIEEGTAVPVDAIMAVIGKEGEDYKAALEAEQSGSQESASPKSESKDEAPKAEDKKEEAAPAQGGSLSEEELAAKGVTVIRMPLLSDTMTEGVIAEWHKKVGDKVKDDDVLADVETDKATMEVMGYATGTLLHIGVEKGQAAKVNGIIAIVGPEGTDVSGILAGGSAPAPKAETAEAPKEEKQATTADASASAPVAESASDSRVKASPLAKKIAKDKGIDLAQVAGSAEGGRIIKKDIENFKPSAAPAKTESASAPVAEKAAAAAPVIPTFVGEVKYTEQPVSQMRKVIAKRLAESLFTAPHFYLTVSIDMDNAMAARTAINAVAPVKVSFNDIVIKAVAVALKKHPAVNSSWGGDKIRFNEHTNIGVAMAVEDGLLVPVVRFADGKSLSHISAEVKDFGGKAKAKKLQPADWEGSTFTVSNLGMFGIDEFTSIINSPDGAILSVGAIQQVPVVKNGAVVPGNVMKLTLGCDHRVVDGATGAQFLQTLKGLLEEPIRLLA, encoded by the coding sequence ATGGCTGATGTAATTAAAATGCCCAAAATGAGCGACACCATGACCGAAGGGGTTTTGGCAAAGTGGCATAAAAAGGTGGGCGATAAAGTGAAAAGCGGCGATGTTTTGGCAGAAGTAGAAACTGACAAAGCAACAATGGATATGGAATCTTATTGGGATGGTGTCCTTTTATACGTTGGTATAGAAGAAGGAACAGCTGTTCCTGTTGATGCGATCATGGCCGTTATTGGTAAAGAAGGCGAAGATTATAAAGCTGCATTAGAAGCGGAACAATCTGGAAGTCAGGAGTCGGCAAGCCCGAAGTCTGAAAGCAAAGATGAAGCTCCTAAAGCTGAAGATAAAAAAGAAGAGGCGGCACCTGCTCAGGGTGGTAGCTTAAGTGAAGAAGAATTAGCAGCAAAAGGTGTTACGGTTATCCGCATGCCTTTGTTAAGCGATACCATGACTGAAGGCGTAATTGCTGAATGGCATAAAAAAGTTGGCGATAAAGTAAAAGATGATGATGTTCTTGCTGATGTAGAAACCGATAAGGCTACTATGGAAGTAATGGGTTATGCAACCGGAACTTTATTACACATTGGTGTAGAAAAAGGCCAGGCTGCTAAAGTAAACGGAATTATCGCCATTGTTGGTCCTGAAGGAACTGATGTAAGCGGAATTTTAGCAGGCGGCTCAGCTCCGGCTCCTAAAGCTGAAACTGCTGAAGCACCTAAAGAAGAAAAACAAGCTACAACTGCTGATGCTAGCGCATCTGCTCCAGTTGCGGAAAGCGCATCAGATAGCCGTGTTAAAGCATCTCCTTTAGCTAAGAAAATTGCTAAAGATAAAGGGATCGATTTAGCACAGGTTGCAGGTAGTGCAGAAGGTGGCCGTATCATTAAAAAAGATATCGAAAACTTCAAGCCATCAGCTGCTCCAGCTAAAACTGAATCTGCATCAGCTCCGGTTGCTGAGAAAGCTGCAGCTGCTGCACCAGTTATCCCTACATTTGTTGGTGAGGTTAAGTACACCGAGCAACCTGTTTCGCAAATGCGTAAAGTAATTGCAAAACGCTTAGCTGAAAGTTTATTTACTGCCCCACATTTTTACCTGACAGTAAGTATCGATATGGACAATGCAATGGCTGCACGTACGGCAATCAACGCGGTTGCTCCTGTTAAAGTTTCTTTCAACGATATCGTAATTAAAGCGGTTGCCGTTGCCCTGAAAAAACACCCGGCTGTTAATTCATCATGGGGTGGCGATAAAATCAGATTTAACGAACATACCAACATTGGTGTAGCTATGGCTGTTGAAGATGGTTTATTGGTACCAGTAGTGCGTTTCGCTGATGGCAAATCTTTATCACACATCTCTGCAGAAGTAAAAGATTTTGGTGGTAAAGCAAAAGCTAAAAAATTACAACCTGCAGATTGGGAAGGTTCTACTTTCACTGTTTCTAATTTAGGTATGTTTGGTATTGATGAGTTTACTTCAATTATCAACTCTCCTGATGGTGCAATTTTATCAGTAGGTGCAATTCAACAAGTTCCGGTGGTTAAAAACGGTGCTGTTGTTCCTGGTAATGTAATGAAATTGACTTTAGGTTGCGATCACCGTGTGGTTGATGGTGCAACAGGAGCACAATTCTTACAAACCTTAAAAGGTCTGTTAGAAGAGCCAATCAGGTTATTAGCATAA
- the pdhA gene encoding pyruvate dehydrogenase (acetyl-transferring) E1 component subunit alpha, which produces MSAVEINKDTWLKWFESMLLMRKFEEKTGQLYGQQKIRGFCHLYIGQEAVVAGAISAMQKGDSMITTYRDHAHALALGVSADSIMAEMYGKATGCSKGKGGSMHMFSKEHNFYGGHAIVGGQIPLGAGVAFAEKYKGTDNVNICYMGDGAVRQGALNETFNMAMLWKLPVIFVCENNGYAMGTSVQRTTNMTDIYKIGLGFDMPCAPVDGMDPVAVHNAMDEAIQRARKGEGPTFLEMRTYRYRGHSMSDPAKYRTKEELEDYKAKDPVEHARETILKEKYADQAWIEEVEAKVKGIVDQAVKFAEESPWPDASELYKDVYMQQDYPYVMD; this is translated from the coding sequence ATGAGTGCAGTAGAAATAAATAAAGATACCTGGTTAAAGTGGTTTGAGTCGATGTTGCTGATGCGCAAATTCGAAGAAAAAACCGGCCAGTTATACGGACAACAAAAAATACGTGGCTTTTGTCATTTATACATTGGACAAGAAGCTGTAGTTGCAGGTGCAATATCTGCAATGCAAAAAGGTGATTCAATGATTACAACCTACCGTGATCATGCTCATGCCTTAGCTTTAGGAGTTAGTGCTGATAGTATTATGGCAGAAATGTACGGTAAGGCTACAGGTTGCTCTAAAGGTAAAGGTGGTTCAATGCACATGTTCAGTAAAGAGCATAACTTCTACGGTGGTCATGCAATTGTTGGCGGTCAGATTCCATTAGGTGCTGGCGTTGCTTTTGCAGAAAAATACAAAGGAACTGATAATGTTAACATTTGTTATATGGGCGATGGTGCTGTGCGCCAAGGTGCATTAAACGAAACTTTTAACATGGCCATGCTTTGGAAATTGCCTGTTATTTTTGTTTGCGAAAACAATGGTTATGCAATGGGTACCTCAGTACAACGTACTACCAACATGACCGATATTTATAAAATAGGTTTAGGTTTCGATATGCCATGTGCACCAGTTGACGGTATGGATCCGGTTGCTGTACACAATGCAATGGACGAAGCAATTCAACGTGCGCGTAAAGGTGAAGGACCTACTTTCTTAGAAATGAGAACTTACCGCTATCGTGGTCACTCCATGTCAGATCCGGCAAAATATCGTACCAAAGAAGAATTAGAAGATTACAAAGCAAAAGATCCGGTTGAACATGCGAGAGAAACGATCCTTAAAGAGAAGTATGCAGATCAAGCCTGGATTGAAGAGGTAGAAGCTAAAGTAAAAGGAATTGTAGATCAGGCAGTAAAATTTGCTGAAGAATCTCCTTGGCCTGATGCATCCGAACTATACAAAGATGTATATATGCAACAGGACTACCCTTACGTAATGGACTAA
- a CDS encoding C40 family peptidase — protein MIKKILFSTLIAICTLSNAFAQTKTKESGKDLNDPDNLASQYFSQVMGVAVDATSNLKLYKFIYEWIGTPYSYGGNTKRGIDCSAFTKAIYDKVFNTTIRRNSRDIFSMVDPLSKEDLKEGDLVFFKIKSRSISHVGIYLGDNRFAHASSSRGVVISNLNEPYYSRYFYKGGRVLESFKKEFTVE, from the coding sequence ATGATTAAAAAAATTTTGTTTTCTACCCTAATCGCTATCTGCACGCTCTCCAACGCATTTGCGCAAACAAAAACAAAAGAATCTGGTAAAGACTTAAATGATCCCGATAACCTTGCATCACAATATTTTTCGCAGGTAATGGGTGTTGCGGTAGATGCGACCTCGAATTTAAAACTGTATAAGTTTATATACGAATGGATCGGAACTCCTTATAGTTATGGTGGAAACACAAAAAGAGGGATCGATTGTTCTGCTTTTACCAAAGCAATTTACGATAAAGTTTTCAACACCACCATCAGAAGAAATTCGCGCGATATTTTCAGCATGGTAGATCCATTATCCAAAGAAGATTTAAAAGAAGGCGATCTGGTTTTCTTCAAAATTAAAAGCAGAAGTATTTCACATGTTGGTATTTACCTGGGCGATAACAGATTTGCACATGCATCAAGTTCTCGCGGCGTGGTCATCAGCAACCTTAACGAACCTTATTACAGCCGTTACTTTTACAAAGGTGGCCGCGTTTTAGAATCGTTTAAGAAAGAATTTACAGTAGAATAA
- a CDS encoding CapA family protein — protein sequence MTIAVNHKNLMKFINTLMMSALALIILISCTSNNAQITPAVAKQDTVIRKIKDTISITAVGDIMLGSAFPSKTNLPPDDAVNSFQAVDSLLRGDIVFGNLEGCFLNSGNSNKCNGINPNNCYAFRMPERYAGIYKGAGFNVLSIANNHVGDFDAKGRKNTARILDSLKIHYAGQVNKSFEVFEKDSVKYAFCAFAPNENTVSINKIDSAKALVARLKLMADIVIVSFHGGGEGARFEHVPRKNEIFYKENRGNVYAFAHAVIDAGADVVLGHGPHVSRAVEVYKNKFIAYSLGNFCTYGMFSLKGNNGIAPLLQLKINAKGDFLYANIVSIKQDKINRLTLDDNHSAFKRIKELTDIDFVGHQLKFADNRISLKD from the coding sequence ATGACGATTGCTGTAAACCATAAAAACCTGATGAAGTTTATCAATACGCTAATGATGTCCGCTCTTGCGCTAATTATTTTAATTAGCTGCACCAGCAATAATGCACAGATTACTCCGGCTGTAGCCAAACAAGATACCGTCATCAGAAAAATAAAGGATACGATATCCATTACCGCTGTAGGCGATATTATGCTTGGCTCTGCATTTCCATCCAAAACCAATCTCCCTCCCGATGATGCAGTAAATAGTTTCCAGGCGGTTGATAGTTTATTAAGAGGCGATATTGTATTTGGAAACCTGGAAGGCTGTTTTCTTAATTCGGGCAATTCGAACAAATGTAATGGCATTAATCCGAATAACTGTTACGCTTTTAGAATGCCGGAGCGCTACGCCGGGATATATAAGGGTGCAGGATTTAATGTTTTGAGCATCGCCAATAACCATGTTGGTGATTTTGATGCAAAGGGAAGGAAAAATACAGCAAGGATTTTAGATTCACTGAAGATCCATTATGCAGGACAGGTAAATAAATCTTTTGAAGTTTTTGAAAAAGATAGTGTAAAGTATGCGTTCTGCGCTTTTGCCCCGAATGAGAATACGGTATCCATTAATAAAATTGATAGTGCGAAAGCTTTGGTGGCCCGTTTAAAATTAATGGCTGATATTGTGATCGTTTCTTTTCACGGCGGAGGTGAAGGAGCAAGATTTGAACATGTTCCACGTAAAAATGAGATCTTTTATAAAGAAAACAGGGGGAATGTTTATGCCTTTGCACATGCAGTTATTGATGCAGGTGCCGACGTGGTGCTAGGGCATGGTCCGCATGTAAGCCGGGCAGTCGAAGTTTATAAAAATAAATTCATTGCTTACAGTTTGGGTAATTTTTGTACCTATGGAATGTTCAGCTTAAAAGGCAATAACGGTATTGCCCCCTTGCTGCAGCTAAAAATAAATGCAAAGGGCGATTTTCTCTATGCTAATATTGTATCAATTAAACAGGATAAGATCAACCGTTTAACCCTGGATGATAACCATAGCGCCTTTAAACGGATTAAAGAGTTGACAGATATTGATTTCGTTGGTCACCAGTTGAAGTTCGCAGACAACAGAATCAGTTTAAAAGATTAA
- a CDS encoding helix-turn-helix domain-containing protein, with protein MSSTFYSSFIMLSEMNEIRYKKVSEKIRIVRLTLGYSQEYMAQELGISQNVYSKNERNMKDVSLERVIQICEILNIPFEGLLNN; from the coding sequence ATGTCGTCAACATTTTACAGCTCTTTTATAATGCTCTCAGAAATGAACGAAATCAGATACAAGAAAGTTAGTGAAAAAATTAGGATAGTCCGTTTAACTCTTGGTTATAGTCAAGAATATATGGCACAAGAATTAGGTATATCGCAGAACGTTTATTCTAAAAATGAAAGAAATATGAAAGATGTATCTTTGGAAAGAGTGATCCAGATTTGTGAGATTTTGAATATACCTTTTGAAGGATTATTGAATAATTAG